The genomic region CGGCCTTGGCCCGGGCGATCTCGTCGACGGAGGCGAAGAACTCGAGGTGGACGGGGGCCACGTTGGTGAGGACCGCGATGTCGGGACGCGCGACGAGGGAGAGCGCCTTGAGCTCGCCCTTGGCCGACATCCCGAGCTCGAGCACGGCCGCGGTGTGCTCGGGGCGAAGGCGGAAGAGGGTCAGGGGCAGGCCGAACTGGTTGTTCAGGTTGCCCTCCGTCTTGAGGACGGGGCCGGCGGTGGCGAGGAGGGCGGCCGTCATGTCCTTGGTGGTGGTCTTTCCCATGGAGCCGGTGATGGCCACGACCGGCAGGTCGGCGAGCCGGCGCACGTGAGAGGCCAGATCGGAGAGGGCGCGGGTGGTGTCCGCCACGCGCAGCAGGGTGAGCCCGCCCGGAGCCTCCACCGTCCGCTCCACCACCGCCGCCGCCGCCCCCCGCCCCGCCGCCTCGGCCAGGAACGCGTGGCCGTCGAAGCGGGGGCCGGCTATGGCGAAGAAGAGCTCTCCCCGGGCGAGGGTGCGGGAGTCGATGGAGACGCCGCTGAAAGAGACCCCCGCCCGGCCCCGGACCTCGCCGCGGACCGCCTCCGCCGCCTCCTCGATCGCGAACGTGGCCGGGACGCTCAGGACATGCCTCATTTCTTGCCGCCGCGGACGGCCAGCCGGTTCAGCATGTCGCGGGCCACCTGCCGGTCGTCGAAAGGCACGGTGCGGTCACGCAGGACCTGGTAGCCCTCGTGGCCTTTGCCCGCGATCACCACCGCCGACCCCTCGCGGCCCATCTCCAGGGCCTTGGCGATGGCCTCCCGCCGGTCCACGATGGTGTGGGTGGCGGCCCCCCGCCCCGCCGGCATCCCGCGCTTGATCTCTTCGACGATGGCCTCCGGGGGCTCGCTGCGCGGGTTGTCGGAGGTCACGATCACGACGTCGGAGAGACGCGCCGCCACCGCCCCCATGAGGGGGCGCTTGGTGCGGTCCCGGTCCCCGCCGCAGCCGAAGACAGTGATGAGGCGCCGGGGGGAAAGCTCGCGCACCGTCTCCAGCAGGTTCTTGAGGGCGTCGTCGGTGTGGGCGTAGTCGACGATCACGGTGAAATCCTGGCCGGCGTCGACGCGCTCCAGCCGGCCGGGGACTCCGGGGAGGGAGGCGAAGCCGCGGAGGGCGGCCTCCGCGGGCAGGCCCAGGGCAAGGGCAGCCCCTAGGGCGGCCAGCAGGTTCTGCACGTTGAAGCGTCCGAGCAGGGGCGAGCCCACCTCCAGGACGCCCACCGGGGTCTTGGCCCGGAACCGGGTCCCGGCTAGGGAGAGGGTTATCCCCTCCGCGCGGAGGTCGGCGGGGCGGGATAGGGAATAGGTCCAGACCCGCCCCCTGGCCACCCGGGCCAGGTCCGCGCCGCGGTCGTCGTCGGCGTTCAGGATGGCGTGTCCGTCCTCCCGCAGCAGCGTGTCGAAGAGGAGGCGCTTGGCCGCGAAGTAGCGTTCCATGTCGCCGTGGAAGTCCAGGTGGTCGCGGGTGAGGTTGGTGAACACGGCCACCTTGAAGGGGCAGCCGTCCACGCGGTGCAAGGCCAGGGAATGGGAGGACACCTCGAGCACGGCGCGGCGGCAGCCCGCCTCCACGATCTCCCGGAACAGGGCTTGCAGGTCCGAGGACTCGGGGGTGGTCCGCGAGGCCTCGACCTGGCGGGACCCGAGCCGGTACTCGATCGTGCCCAGAAGCCCCACCGTCTCCCCCGCCGCCCGCAGGGCGGCGTCGATCAGGTAGGTGGTGGTGGTCTTTCCGTTGGTGCCCGTAACTCCCACCAGGTCCAGTTGCTGGGCGGGATCCCCGAAGACCGCCGCCGCCAGCGCGGCCAGGGCCACCCGGGCGTCTGCCACCCGGATCCAGGGCCCCCCGGGGATGGGCGGGGCTTCGGAAACGACGGCCAGGGCTCCCTTCTTGCGCGCGGCCTCCACAAACGCGTTGCCGTCCGTGACCATCCCGTGGATGGCCACGAACAGGGACCCCGGCCCGACCCGGCGCGAATCGTGGGTGACCCCCGTCACGACCAGGCGAGGGTCCCCGTGGTACTCGGCCCCCGGCAGCCGAAGGAGGAGGTCACCGAGGGTCACGGCCGCACCTTGGCCGGCCCCTCGCTCGGGTCGCCATCCCGTCGGAGCGTAAGCACACACGTATAGCCAGCTTCAATCTCCGTGCCCGGCTCCGGGCTCTGGCCCACCACCCGTCCCGAGCCCTTGAGCTCCACGATCAGGCCCCGCCGGGCGGCGGCGATGGCGGCCTCGCGCGCCGACCGGCCACGCAGGTCCGGCATGAGCCCGGGCTCGCCCTCGGCGCGCGGGCCGGGAGCAGGCTCCGTCCGGTAAGCGACGGGGACCACGTCCTCCCGGGGATAGGCCAGGGCGTGCAGGACCCGGTTGGCGTCGTCCGGGGGGACGGCCAGGTGGCGCAGGGCCTGCTCGGCCACGCGCGCGAACACGGGAGCGGCCACGTCGCCCCCCTGGTTCTTGGTCCCCCGCGGGGAGTCGAGCGAGACCAGGATCACGAGGGCGGGCCGGGCGGCGGGAACGAAGCCTACGAACGAGGCCACGTGGTCCTGCATCGAGTAGTGGCCGGAGGCCTCCACCTTCTGGGCCGTGCCCGTCTTCCCCGCCACCTGGTAGCCGGGCACGGCCGCGTTCCGGCCCGTCCCCTCCCGGACCACCGCCTTCAGGATCTCGGTCAGGGTGAAGACGCTGTCGGGCTCCAAGACCCGGCGCACCGCCACCGGCTTGAACACCTTGAGCGGGCGTCCCGCGCTGTCCTCCACCTGGCGCACCACCAGCGGCCTCATGAGGTAACCCCCGTTGGCCACCGCCCCCGCCGCCATGGCCATTTGCAGGGCGGTCACCCCCACCTCCTGGCCGAAGGAGAGGGAGGCGAGTGAGATCGCGCTCCACTTCGAAGGGGGGCGGAGGAGCCCGCTCGACTCCCCGGGCAGATCCACCCCCGTCGTGGTCCCGAAGCCGAAGTCCCTGAGGTAGCGGTTGAAGTTCTCCCGCCCCACCCGCTGCGCCACACGGATCATGCCGATGTCGCTGGACTTGGCCACCGCGTCCTTGAAGCTCAGCTTGTCGAAGACCGCATGGTCGTTGATGCGCGTCCCCGCGATCTCGATCGAGCCGTTGCCGCAGTCCAGGATCTCGTCCGGCTCCACCACCTTCTCCTGGATGCCGGCGGCGGCGGTGACGATCTTGAACATGCTGCCGGGCTCGTAGGCATCGGCCACCGCCCGGTTCCGCCAGTGCGAGCTGGGATAGGCGGCGAAGCGGTTGGGGTTGAAGGTGGGACGGTTGGCGAGGGCCAGGATCTCCCCCGCGAAGGGCTCGAGCACGATCACCACCCCCGAGAGGGCCTGGGTCTCGGCCATGGCCCGGTCCAGCTCCCGCTCCGCCGCATACTGGATGGACTCGTCGAGGGTGAGGGTCACGGTGGCCCCGTCCGTGGACGGCTTCTCCGTCTCCCCCACCGGCCGGCGGCGGGCGTCGGTGTGGACCACCACCTTGGCCGCGCGGCCCCGGATCACGTCCTCGAAGGCGTACTCGATGCCGCTCATCCCCGTGTTGTCGAGGCCCACGTAGCCGAGGACCTGGCTGGCCAGCTCGCGCTTGGGGTAGTAGCGGCGGTTCTCGGTCAGGAAGCCGATGCCGTCCAGCTGCAGCTCGCGCACGGAGCGCGCGGTCGTGGGGTCCACCTTGCGCTTGACCCAGATGAAGGCCCGGTTGCGCTGGAGCTGGAGGGTCAGGTCCTTGCGGCCGGCCGCGTCCATGCCGAACGCGCGGGCGAGGGCGGAGGCGGTCTGGCCAAGATCGGCGATGTCCTGGGGGACGGCGTAGAGCGACTCCGCGTCGACGGACACGGCCAGGGTCTTGCCGTTGCGGTCCAGGATGGGGCCCCGGCGGGGGTCGAGGTTGATGGTGCGCTCGCTCTGGCGGGCGCTCTGTTTCTCGAAGACCCGCCGTTGCAGGACCTGGAGGTGGAAGAGGCGCACGCCGATCACGACCGCCCACAAGGAGACGGAGAGGGCCAGGAGCATGAGGCGCAGCCGGGTCAGTCGCTCCCGCGAGGGGGCGGGCCCGGGTTCAGGCGGCGCCAGGGGGCGATCCATGGGCTCCTAGTTCGGCTCCGCCCGCTCCGGACCACGCCCCGGAGAGGGCACGGGCGGGCGCGGGCCGCGCTCGCGGGTTGCGGCTTCGGGGGGGAGGGCGGTCTCGCTCGGCCCCGTCCCCTTGCCCCCCGCGACCCGCGCCGCCCCCGCCACCGGCCGCGCGGTCTCGACCACGATGGACCGCTCGGGAGGGGGAGGGGCGAGGCCGAGATCGCGGACCGCGATCGTCTCCACGCGCCGGAGGTTCTCGAGGGCCGCCTTTTCCAGGCGCAGTTTGCGGTTCTCCTCGAGGAGGCGCTCGCGCTCCCGCGAGGACTGCTCGGCGGCGACCCCCGCTTGCTTGAGCTTCAGCGCGGGCCAGGCGTAGAGCACGAGGCCGCCCACCAGGACGCCCACGAGCAGGAGCAGCCAGCCGATGTCCCGGCTGGCGCGGGGGTCCACCTGTCGCACCACCTGCGAGTTGTCGATGGCCTTGCCGATGAGGACCACGCCGCTGTCCAGGCCCTCGTCCCTCACGCCGCCGCCCGCTCGATGGCGCGCAGCCGGGCGCTGCGGGCCCGTGGGTTGTCGCGGACCTCCTCCGCGCTCGGGCGGAGGGGTCGCCGGGTCAGGGCGTTAAAGCCCTGGGTGAGGAGGGCCCGAAAGGTCACCTTGACCTCACGATCCTCCAGGCTGTGGAAGGCGATCACGACCATCCGCCCCCCGGGGGCGAGACAAGAAGCCAGCGCCTCGAGGGTCGAGCCGAGGGCCTCGAGCTCGCGGTTCACACGGATGCGGAGGGCCTGGAAGGTGCGGGTGGCGGGGTGGAGGCCGGGCCGGCGGCTCCGGCCCGCGGAGCGGCGCACGATCTCGGCCAGGGCGGTGGTGGTCGCGATGCGGGAAACGCGGCGCGCCTCCACGATGGCGCGGGCGATCCGCCGCGATGCGGGCTCCTCCCCGTAGCGGTAGATGAGGTCCGCCAGCTCGCGCTCGGGCATCCGGTTCACCACCTCCGCCGCCGTCTCCCCCCGGCTCCGATCCATGCGCATGTCGAGGGGCCCCGCAGCTTGGAAGCTGAACCCCCGCTCCGGCGCGTCGAGCTGCGCGGAGCTGATCCCGAGGTCGAGGAGGATGCCGGCCGCCCTCTCGCCGCCGAGGAGGGTGGGGATCTCGCGGTAGTCCGTGTGCACGAGGCGCGCGCGCGAGGCGAACGGCAGGAGGGCGGCGCGCGCCCTCTCCAGGGTCTCCCCATCGTGGTCGACGCCGAGGAGGCGCCCGTCGGGCGCGCTCCGCCGCAGAAGCTCGACCGCGTGTCCGCCCAGGCCCACCGTCCCGTCCACGTAGAGGCCTCCCCGCCTCACGGCCAGCAGCTCCAGGCTCTCGGCCAGGAGGACCGGCCGATGGTCCACCACATCAGATCCCGAACTCCGAAAGGGCCTTCCCGTCGTCGTCGGTGAAGGGCTCCTTCTTGAAGCGCTCCAGGAGGCGCTTCTGGTTCCATACTTCCATGTAAGTGTGCGCCCCGAGCACGCTCACCTCGCCCACCATGGCCGCGGACTCGCGCAGGAGCTGGGGCAGGAGCACGCGACCCTGCTTGTCCAGGGCCACGACCTGACCGAAGTAGTTGACGCGGTCCAGGAAGCGAAGCTTCGAGGGATTGGTGGAGGGAACCGCGGCCAGCTTCCGCTCGATCTCCAGCCAGACCGCCATCGGATACAGCCGCACGTACTCCCCGGTCACGCTGGTCACGAACAGCTCGGGCCCGTACTGCGACTCCACGAGCGTGCGGAAGCCGTTCGGCACCTTGAGGCGGCCCTTGTCGTCGATGCGTGCCGGATGATTACCCCGGAGCATCTCCCCCCACGCGCGTTTGAAGTGTCACGCCGCCCCGCGAACCGCACGGGGGACGACACCTATCTCGAAAGGTCGCCGGCCTGCCCAAACGGGGGCAGTTCGACCACTTCCTTCCACAAAAATCCACCAGGAGTCTAGATCCCGGACAGGGGCCTGTCAAGGCGAAAATGAACTAGCGGTTGGGTTTCCCCTGTGGATGCGTCGGCCGGGAGGGCCCCTCCCCAGGGGTAGGGGGCGCGGGAGGCAGCGGCCACTGCAGGTCGAGGGACACGTCGTCGAGCAGCCGCTCCGAGTCCTTCAGGAACGAGGCCCAAGCGTCGGGCCTCCACACCTCGAATCGGTTCAGGACACCCACCACGACCACTTCGCGCAGGAGGCCCGTGGCCACGCGCAGCGTGGGGGGCAGCAGGATCCGTCCCTGCCCGTCGAGCTCGCAGTCCGCGGCCCGACTGGTCAGGAGGCGGGTCAGGGCCTTGACGGGACGGCTGAAGGCGGGCAGGGCCCCGAGCTGCACCTCGAGGCGTGCCCACTCGGCCGGGGGGTAGGCGGCCAGGCATTCGTCGAGGAGCGTGACCACCACGACGGCGGCCCCTTGAGCGGCGAGCACCCGGCGGAAGGGAGCGGGGACGGGCAGTCTCCCCTTCGGATCCATCTTGTGGCGATAAGTCCCTTTGAACACAGGAGTCTGAGAGTATTCCACACTTTCTTCCACTTTTCCACATTCTCTCCCGCCCGCCCCCGGGAACCGCTTCGCAGGTTCTTGCTATCATTCGCGGCCCGTCTCCGACCCATGCCACGACGCTCCTCTCAAACGCCCCCCGGAGCTGCCGCTTACCTCGCGGCGCGGACCCGCTTCGGCATCAAGTTCGGCTTGGACACCATCCGCGCCCTCGTCAGGGCCATGGGCCACCCCGAGCGGCGCTACCCCACGCTGCTCATCGCGGGGACCAACGGAAAGGGTTCGGTGGCGGCTTATTCCGACTTCGCCCTCCGGGCCTCCGGGCTTCAGGTGGGACGCTACACCTCACCGCACCTCGTGCGCGTGAACGAGCGGATCGTCGTGGGAGGGCGGGAGATCTCGGACCGGGACCTGGAGATGGCCGTGGGGCGCGTCCGGGAGACGGCCGAGGCCCTGGTGCGGGACCGCGTGATCGCCGCCCACCCCACCCATTTTGAAGTCCTCACCGCCGCCGCCTTCGAGCATTTCCGCCGCTCGCGCGTGGAAGTCGCGGTGCTGGAGGTCGGGATGGGAGGACGCCTCGACGCCACCAACGTCGCGGCGCCTCTCGCCTCCGCCATCGTGAACGTCGACCTCGACCACCAGGCTTACCTAGGGACGACGCTCGCCGCCATCGCGGGAGAGAAGGCGGGCGTCTTGCGGCGCGGCCGCGTCACCGTCCTGGGCCCCCTCCCTCCCCAAGCCCGAGGGGCGGTGCTTCGCCGGGCCCGCGCGCTTCGTGCTCGTCTCGTGGATGCGCGGGCGGGTTGCGTGATGGCGACGCGGGGCGAGCGCCTCGACCTGCGCACTCCCCGGGGCCAATATCGCGGCCTGCGGCCGTTGCCCGGAGCCCATCAGCGCGACAACCTGCTGGTGGCGATCCGTCTCCTGGAGGAGGCCCAGGCGGCGGGTCTTCCCCTGGACCTGTCCCGCCTGGGCGCGGGGATCTCACGCACGCGCTGGCGGGGACGCCTGGAGTGGATACCCGGTCGCCCCCCCCTGCTGCTCGACGGCGCCCACAACCCGGCCGGGGGGCGGGCCCTGGCCGAGTATCTCCGGACCCGGCGCCCCTTCGTCCTCCTCTTCGGCGTGATGGCGGACAAGGACGTAGCCGAGCTGGCGCGCATCCTGTTTCCCCTCGCGCGGGCGGTGGTCCTGACCCAGCCCCGGGGGGGGAGGGCGGCGAGCCCGGAGGAGATCGCGCGGCGGGCGGGGGCGTGGGGGGCGCGCGCGCACCGGGAGGCCGTGCCCGGCCGCGCCCTCGACCTCGCCCGGGGCCTGGCCACGCGGGGGGCACCCGTGGTGGTGGCGGGCAGCCTGTTTCTCCTGGGCGAGGTGATCGCGATCCTGAAGAAGGAACGCCGTGCGCGGCCAGGCTAGGCTCGGGTGGTCGAACGGGTCGCGGGCGCCCTCAAGCCTTCTTGGAGAGACGCCCCTTCTGTCCGCCCGGGCCCTCGAGCGACGCCAGCGCCTGCACGGCCTTCGGGTGCCCGGGGTGTAGCTCGAGCGCCTTCCGGTAGGTCGCGGCCGCGCGGCCCACAAGGCCACTCGCACGATAGATGCTCCCCAGCACCACGTACGCGTCCACGTAGGCGGGATTCTCGCGGAGCGCGCCCTGAAGAACCTCCTCCGCCCGCTTCAGCCACTTCGGGTTCTTCATGTAGGCCTGAGCGAGAGCCACCTTGGCCCGCACCCGGGGCGCCCCCTCCACGCGTCGAATCGCCGACTCCAGCAGTTGGATGGCGTCCCAGAACTTCTCTTCCTTCAGCAGCCGCTCCGCTTGACGGATGGAATCCATTGACGCTTCGAGTTCCATGACCGGGTCGATGGTCGGCGGTGGATCCGGGGCCGGGGGAGGCGGCGGGGGGGAGGGAGCGGCCGGGGCCGGAGCCGCCGCGGCCGGAGCCACCGGGGCCGGAGGGGCCGGCGCGAGACGGGGCCTTCTGGCGTCGAAAGCGGCTTCGTATTTCGAGCGCGTGAGGGGATCGCGCAGCGTCTCATACGCCTCGGAAAGGCGGAAGAAGACGGCCTCGCGTTTCTCCCGGATGTCCGCGAGCGAAGGATCCCGGCAAGCGTCCGGGTGGAGGAGTCGGGCGAACTGGCCGTAGGCCTCCCTGATCTGCGTCTCGTTCGCGGTGCGCGAGACCCCCAGCACCTCGAAGTAGTCCTTCTGACGGAGGCCCTCGTAAACCTCGAGGACGATCTTCCGAATCTCTTCCGGCTGGCGCCCCTCAACCCGTCGCACCTCTTCCGACGGCGTCTTGGCCGTCGGGGGGGGCGGTGTGGGCGGGGCCATGGGCGCCGCCGGGCGTGCGGCCGCGGGGGGGGGCGTCGGGGGCCCGGTCGCCCCCTCCCGGCGAGCCGGCGTGCGCGTGGGGGCGGCCGGTGAGGTAGGAGGAGCGGTGGGGAGGTAGTCCACGGTCCCCGTGCAGACCAGGCCAAAGAGGCTCCGCTCGGTGTCCTCCGGAGGAAGGGGGATCAGGCTCACCACCTCGCGGGCACTCAGGGTTCCGTCGATCCGGGACAGTATGAACCCGTCTGTGGGGGTGAGCGTGATCCGCTGGGAGCGGAGGAGGGGGTCGCGGGAGAGGATCAGGATCCGGTTCATGTCGCCCAGGCCCTGGCGCACGAGGGCGGGATCCTGGACCCTGCGCGTGGCTTCCAGGATTACCTCGCCCGTAGAGAGCTGCGACACGAGCTCCGCCTCCACCGCGCTGTCGGAGAGCTCCTCGAAGGCCTGGGTGCCATCCGCACGGCTGAGAACGTTGAAGAGGATCTCGCGCACATGCATTCCGACCGCCTCTTCGAGCCGCCCGCGTTCCAGCAGCCCAAGGTCGGAAAGCACGGCCCCCAGCCGCTTCCGCTCGCGGAGCACGATGGCAATAGCCCGGTCCAGGTTGGCCTGGCTCAAGAGGCCGTAGCGGACGAGCACGTCCCCCAAGTGTTCGCCCTCCACGTCGCTCGTCCCGTGGACGATCTGCCCCTTCACGATCCGAAGGCTGCGCCGCTCGCGGCCCCGGTCGTGGGCGAAATGAAGGTGGCCCGATTTGGAGCCCACATAGATCTCGCGCATGAGGCGGAAGAGGCCGCTCACGTCGGGGGGACGCGACGCCTCCTTGGTCAGGGAGATCGTAGGGGGGGTCTGGAGGAGTGGCCCGCCCAGGTTGCTGGTGGCCGCGGGCATGTCGGGAGCATCGAACAAGGGAGGCAGGGAAACCGTTTCCGCCGGGGCGGCCGCGGACGTGAGCCCGTGGCTCCCCTGAAAAAGCCGGAGGGCCACCGCGAACTCGGCTGCGGTGTATCGCTCCTCCGCGTTACGGGACAGGGCCTTCGCGAGGATGGGCCGCAGCCCCTCGTGCTCGGAGCCGGCCGGGATCGCGAGCTCCGGTTTGTCGTGGGCGATCCGATAGAGGGTGGACATGATGTTCTCGGCGTCGAACGGTCGGCGTCCGGTCACGAGCTCGCAGAGCATGCAGCCGACGCTGAAAATGTCGCTCCTCCCGTCCAGACGACCCCCGAGCACTTGCTCCGGGGACATATAGTTCGCGGTGCCCACGACCACGCCGGTGCTGGTCATGCTCGTGGAGGTGACGCGGGCCACGCCGAAGTCCATGATCTTCGCCGTGCCATCCTCTTTGAGGAAGATGTTGGCGGGCTTGATGTCCCGGTGCACGATCCCGACCTTGTGGGCGTGGCCCAGGCCCTCCAGCACCTGAAGGATGATGGAGATCTTCGCGGACAGGGAGGGCTGCGGCCTCTGGCGCATGACGTTCAGCAGGTCATGACCCTTCAGCAGCTCCATGACGATGTAGGGGGAGCCGTCGGTGTGGTAGCCGAGATCGAACACCGTGACCACGTTGGGGTGCATCATCCGCGCCACCGCCCGGGCCTCGCGCTCGAAGCGGAGCTTGTGCTCAGGGTCGTCGGCGATCTGGGGAAGCATGACCTTCAGGGCCACGTCGCGCTCGAGGAAGGAGTCATGGGCGTGGTAGACCGCGCCCATCGCTCCCTTGCCTAGGAACTTGACGATGTCGTATTTCCCGACCCGGCCCTGAAGCTCGGCG from Vicinamibacteria bacterium harbors:
- a CDS encoding UDP-N-acetylmuramoyl-L-alanyl-D-glutamate--2,6-diaminopimelate ligase, which translates into the protein MTLGDLLLRLPGAEYHGDPRLVVTGVTHDSRRVGPGSLFVAIHGMVTDGNAFVEAARKKGALAVVSEAPPIPGGPWIRVADARVALAALAAAVFGDPAQQLDLVGVTGTNGKTTTTYLIDAALRAAGETVGLLGTIEYRLGSRQVEASRTTPESSDLQALFREIVEAGCRRAVLEVSSHSLALHRVDGCPFKVAVFTNLTRDHLDFHGDMERYFAAKRLLFDTLLREDGHAILNADDDRGADLARVARGRVWTYSLSRPADLRAEGITLSLAGTRFRAKTPVGVLEVGSPLLGRFNVQNLLAALGAALALGLPAEAALRGFASLPGVPGRLERVDAGQDFTVIVDYAHTDDALKNLLETVRELSPRRLITVFGCGGDRDRTKRPLMGAVAARLSDVVIVTSDNPRSEPPEAIVEEIKRGMPAGRGAATHTIVDRREAIAKALEMGREGSAVVIAGKGHEGYQVLRDRTVPFDDRQVARDMLNRLAVRGGKK
- a CDS encoding cell division protein FtsL translates to MRDEGLDSGVVLIGKAIDNSQVVRQVDPRASRDIGWLLLLVGVLVGGLVLYAWPALKLKQAGVAAEQSSRERERLLEENRKLRLEKAALENLRRVETIAVRDLGLAPPPPERSIVVETARPVAGAARVAGGKGTGPSETALPPEAATRERGPRPPVPSPGRGPERAEPN
- a CDS encoding folylpolyglutamate synthase/dihydrofolate synthase family protein, whose protein sequence is MPRRSSQTPPGAAAYLAARTRFGIKFGLDTIRALVRAMGHPERRYPTLLIAGTNGKGSVAAYSDFALRASGLQVGRYTSPHLVRVNERIVVGGREISDRDLEMAVGRVRETAEALVRDRVIAAHPTHFEVLTAAAFEHFRRSRVEVAVLEVGMGGRLDATNVAAPLASAIVNVDLDHQAYLGTTLAAIAGEKAGVLRRGRVTVLGPLPPQARGAVLRRARALRARLVDARAGCVMATRGERLDLRTPRGQYRGLRPLPGAHQRDNLLVAIRLLEEAQAAGLPLDLSRLGAGISRTRWRGRLEWIPGRPPLLLDGAHNPAGGRALAEYLRTRRPFVLLFGVMADKDVAELARILFPLARAVVLTQPRGGRAASPEEIARRAGAWGARAHREAVPGRALDLARGLATRGAPVVVAGSLFLLGEVIAILKKERRARPG
- a CDS encoding penicillin-binding transpeptidase domain-containing protein, whose translation is MDRPLAPPEPGPAPSRERLTRLRLMLLALSVSLWAVVIGVRLFHLQVLQRRVFEKQSARQSERTINLDPRRGPILDRNGKTLAVSVDAESLYAVPQDIADLGQTASALARAFGMDAAGRKDLTLQLQRNRAFIWVKRKVDPTTARSVRELQLDGIGFLTENRRYYPKRELASQVLGYVGLDNTGMSGIEYAFEDVIRGRAAKVVVHTDARRRPVGETEKPSTDGATVTLTLDESIQYAAERELDRAMAETQALSGVVIVLEPFAGEILALANRPTFNPNRFAAYPSSHWRNRAVADAYEPGSMFKIVTAAAGIQEKVVEPDEILDCGNGSIEIAGTRINDHAVFDKLSFKDAVAKSSDIGMIRVAQRVGRENFNRYLRDFGFGTTTGVDLPGESSGLLRPPSKWSAISLASLSFGQEVGVTALQMAMAAGAVANGGYLMRPLVVRQVEDSAGRPLKVFKPVAVRRVLEPDSVFTLTEILKAVVREGTGRNAAVPGYQVAGKTGTAQKVEASGHYSMQDHVASFVGFVPAARPALVILVSLDSPRGTKNQGGDVAAPVFARVAEQALRHLAVPPDDANRVLHALAYPREDVVPVAYRTEPAPGPRAEGEPGLMPDLRGRSAREAAIAAARRGLIVELKGSGRVVGQSPEPGTEIEAGYTCVLTLRRDGDPSEGPAKVRP
- the rsmH gene encoding 16S rRNA (cytosine(1402)-N(4))-methyltransferase RsmH; its protein translation is MDHRPVLLAESLELLAVRRGGLYVDGTVGLGGHAVELLRRSAPDGRLLGVDHDGETLERARAALLPFASRARLVHTDYREIPTLLGGERAAGILLDLGISSAQLDAPERGFSFQAAGPLDMRMDRSRGETAAEVVNRMPERELADLIYRYGEEPASRRIARAIVEARRVSRIATTTALAEIVRRSAGRSRRPGLHPATRTFQALRIRVNRELEALGSTLEALASCLAPGGRMVVIAFHSLEDREVKVTFRALLTQGFNALTRRPLRPSAEEVRDNPRARSARLRAIERAAA
- a CDS encoding protein kinase is translated as MGDRNEDRAVREPTAELQGRVGKYDIVKFLGKGAMGAVYHAHDSFLERDVALKVMLPQIADDPEHKLRFEREARAVARMMHPNVVTVFDLGYHTDGSPYIVMELLKGHDLLNVMRQRPQPSLSAKISIILQVLEGLGHAHKVGIVHRDIKPANIFLKEDGTAKIMDFGVARVTSTSMTSTGVVVGTANYMSPEQVLGGRLDGRSDIFSVGCMLCELVTGRRPFDAENIMSTLYRIAHDKPELAIPAGSEHEGLRPILAKALSRNAEERYTAAEFAVALRLFQGSHGLTSAAAPAETVSLPPLFDAPDMPAATSNLGGPLLQTPPTISLTKEASRPPDVSGLFRLMREIYVGSKSGHLHFAHDRGRERRSLRIVKGQIVHGTSDVEGEHLGDVLVRYGLLSQANLDRAIAIVLRERKRLGAVLSDLGLLERGRLEEAVGMHVREILFNVLSRADGTQAFEELSDSAVEAELVSQLSTGEVILEATRRVQDPALVRQGLGDMNRILILSRDPLLRSQRITLTPTDGFILSRIDGTLSAREVVSLIPLPPEDTERSLFGLVCTGTVDYLPTAPPTSPAAPTRTPARREGATGPPTPPPAAARPAAPMAPPTPPPPTAKTPSEEVRRVEGRQPEEIRKIVLEVYEGLRQKDYFEVLGVSRTANETQIREAYGQFARLLHPDACRDPSLADIREKREAVFFRLSEAYETLRDPLTRSKYEAAFDARRPRLAPAPPAPVAPAAAAPAPAAPSPPPPPPAPDPPPTIDPVMELEASMDSIRQAERLLKEEKFWDAIQLLESAIRRVEGAPRVRAKVALAQAYMKNPKWLKRAEEVLQGALRENPAYVDAYVVLGSIYRASGLVGRAAATYRKALELHPGHPKAVQALASLEGPGGQKGRLSKKA
- the mraZ gene encoding division/cell wall cluster transcriptional repressor MraZ, whose amino-acid sequence is MEYSQTPVFKGTYRHKMDPKGRLPVPAPFRRVLAAQGAAVVVVTLLDECLAAYPPAEWARLEVQLGALPAFSRPVKALTRLLTSRAADCELDGQGRILLPPTLRVATGLLREVVVVGVLNRFEVWRPDAWASFLKDSERLLDDVSLDLQWPLPPAPPTPGEGPSRPTHPQGKPNR
- a CDS encoding division/cell wall cluster transcriptional repressor MraZ, whose product is MLRGNHPARIDDKGRLKVPNGFRTLVESQYGPELFVTSVTGEYVRLYPMAVWLEIERKLAAVPSTNPSKLRFLDRVNYFGQVVALDKQGRVLLPQLLRESAAMVGEVSVLGAHTYMEVWNQKRLLERFKKEPFTDDDGKALSEFGI